Part of the Ignatzschineria larvae DSM 13226 genome, AGCACAAGAGCAAGGTTGGGATGAAGTGACCCGAGAAGAGATCTTTTTAGATCAAATCTGGTATAACCCGGCATTATGGCAGAGAGCGGATGGGAAAACGGCCACAGAAGGGGAAATTGAGAAAGCATTTTTGGGATGTTTGACGGGTGCTAAATCCGTAGAAGAGGGCATTAGTAGCAATGTCGGCGGTAAAGATCCGATTCAAATTATTCACGCACGTGCCACCGTTGAGCTCTGTATGGTCAGTAAAGGTTATCAACCGATTAATAAGAGTCGTGCTTTGATTTGTGAAAGTGATTATTACGATGTATTGCCGGTCTGTTACTTCTCACAGGATTTAGTACGGAATTACCGTGATTGATTGCAGAAGATGATTTGAAAATGCTTGAAAATCATTGAAAGCCTTGAAAATGATCGAAATATCAATAATTATCGTTACTCATAGTTGTATTACAAGTTATTAGGCTGTTTCAATCAATCGGTATTTTTGGGCGAGTGTAATTGCATTTTGCATTGCAGTTTTAAGAAGTGGTTGAAGATAATCAAAGTGCTCGTGCTCAAGATCAAGATGATGAATGACTCGAAGTAGAGATGCAAGCTGTGCTGAGATTTCGAGCTGTAGTAGATAGAGTGCCGAGGATTCTTGCTTATCTGTAAAGGGATAATGGGTATCGTAGTAGAGAATGAGGTCATGAAAAGTCTTAATGACATTTAATCTTTCGGGGGTGAATTTGGCAATAAACTCTTGTTCCGTCAGATAAATCGGTTTTGCGTGGGCGCTGAGCTTTAAATCTTGCAAATATTCTTCTGTGCCATAATCTTGGGACAGTGCATTAATCTTTTCGGCAAAAATCTCTAACATAAATTGGAAATGTTGCATAAAGAGTTGCCGCTCAAGCTCTGTACGTGTACGAACCATCTCCTCTCGATTAATTTTAAGCTCTTCACGATTGAGTTGTAGATCCTCCCGCTGTAGATGCAGGGAATACATTACACCGGTAAATGCCACGCCGGTAAAGAGCGCTACGATAGCATCGAAGAAGATACTCTCATTATCAGGGCTCTGCAGCGTAAGATAGATCGCAATGAGCCACGTCATCATAATAAAAGCAATAGTAACGGCAAACATCCAACTAAATTCACGACGTTGTTTCTTAGGCGAATTGCGCATTGTATGAGAATCCTCTACTGATGATTATGTAGTCAATATTTAATTATTTTTATCATTAATAATGGCAAATGATTATAGCAAAATTTATCGCATCGCCGGGGAGAAATAGCTCGTTCTTCTCACAATCGTGCGCCGGCAAATTAAGCAATTTCACTGCTTGAGCTGATATGCTGGAAATGTGGCAGATGTTCAATATCTAAGCCGGAGAGAACGATCCAGTTTTTATCCTAATCGTGCGCCGGCAGCTGTGGCATTTTTAGTACCGAGAAATTAATGATTGCCCACTTGCGGGCGCGGGATTGTTCTAGATATGCAAACATTCCCTCCCGCCGGGAATCAGCTTTTGTTTGGAGTAATTAAGAAGATCAGTCATATCGCCGGGGAGAAATACCCCGTTCTTATCGCAATCGAGTGCCGGCAGCTGTGGCATTTTAATACCGAGAAATTAATGATTACTCACTTGCGGGCGCGGGATTGTTCTAGATATGCAAACATTCCCTCCCGCCGGGAATCAGCTTTTGTTTGGAGTAATTAAGAAGATCAGTCACAGCGCCGGGGAGAAATATCCCGTTCTTATCGCAATCGAGTGCCGGCAGCTGTGGCATTTTAATACCGAGAAATTAATGATTACTCACTTGCGGGCGCGGGATTGTTCTAGATATGCAAACATTCCCTCCCGCCGTGAATCAGCTTTTGTTTAGATTAATTAAGAATACCCGTCTTATCGCCGGGAGAAATACCCCGTTCTTATCGCAATCGTGCGCCGGCAGCTGTGGCATTTTAATACCGAGAAATTAATGATTGCTCACTTGCGGGCGCGGGATTGTTCTAGATATGCAAACATTCCCTCCCGCCGGGAATCAGCTTCCATTTGTAATAATAGAATAAGGGATTCACGTCGAAAGAGAATGTGTTGTTTAACGATGGCTGACTATTAATGGATTACTATCGATGGTTATTAAATGCTATTTGCATTGCCATCCACATTATCGCTACCATCGGCGCTTAATACTGCTTCAGGATCTTTATAACGATCTACATTGAGTAATCCAAGCTCTTTATCAGTGGCAACAGCGGAAGTCATTGCCCCTGAAATATTAGTCATCGTGCGTGCCATATCAATAAGTGGATCAATGGCTAACACCATTCCGATTAAGGGGAAGTATTCGCCCATTCCCATACCCGAGAGCGCCACAGTTGCCGCAATCGTTGCAGTTCCCGGAACGCCGGCGATACCGATAGAACCGATAACAATGACAATGAGAAGCATAATGTAGAATTGTAGATTCATCTCAATGCCCACCATATTCGCTACCATCATCACCAGTAGCGCGGGGAAGAAGCCGGCGCAACCATTCATCCCCATTGTCGTGCCTAATGAGGGAACCAGATTGGCGGTGCCGCCGGAAACCCCTAAGCGCTCTGTCAGTGTAGAGATGGTCATTGGTAATGTGCCCACTGATGAGCGGCTTGAGAATGCCATTACTAATGTATCCCGAGATTTCTTAAGGAACATCATTGGCGAGAGTCCGTGAGCCCCGATAATCATCAGATGAATCACTACCATAATAAATGAGGCAACATAGATCGCAACGACAAAGCCCAATACTTTTTGAACCGCCGGTAAGCCGTGATTCATAATAGTGCCAGCAAGGAGCGCAATGACTGCATAAGGCATATATTTGATGATGGTCATTGTCATACTCATCACAATTTTATGAAGCGCATCGATGAGCTGTTTAAAGACACCGATCACTTGGGGTGCTTTCGGGGCCATACGATTTGCGGCAATCCCTAAGAGTGCAGAGAAGATCACAAGGCCGATAATATTGTTACTATTCATCGCCGAGATGATATTACTTGGAACAAGATTGACAAAGGTATCTACGAGGTTCGAGACTTCACGCTGTTTTGCGGCAGTGACAATAATCTCATCGCCTTTTCCTAACCCCATTACTGCAGCAATCACCATACCTAATATCGCCGCAATCCCTGTGGTAAAGAGTAGCCAAAAGATCCCTCGGCGGGTAATTTTAGGAAGCGCTTTATCAGCCCCAAAGTCTAAGACTACCTTGACAATAGAGACGAAGACAAGCGGAATTACAATCATCCGAATGAAGGCAATGAAAGTTTTCCCAAAGAGCCCGTACCAAATACTACTCTCTTTGAGTGCAGTTGTCGTTTGATCGGGGAATCCCGCTAAGAATTGTGCACCAAGTCCGATAACAGCCCCCAAAATCAAGCCAACTAACATTCGCATAAAGAAGCTGATCTTACGCTTTTGCATCTGATAGACAAGATAAAAAGAGACCAATAACACAACAATCGCAATAATCGTTTGATATTGGGTAATCGCTAGAAATTGTTGGAAAAATGGCCCGCTCAAGAGCGAATCATTGACTGGCTCTGGAATAGTCGTTGGCATAATGTTAATCCTTATGGGGTTATCAATCTGATTATCAATTTCAATTCATACCTGATTTACAGGTTAAGTATGTATTTTTGAATTATCCGCTAAAGTAACAAAATTGCAACTATTTTTTCAATGATCTGCTGAGTGCTTTTAGTTTATTGAGTGTCCGTTATATCTTTGGAGCTGTCTATCAAGGATCAACGATTAATGATCATAATGGACGATGGATCAATGGATAGATGTGCCGTAATCAATATAGGATAAATAGATGTGACAAAATGATAATTCATTGCGCTAAGGCAAATGATTAGCAGGAAGCGAAACGCAAATTATGGTATTTTATAACGTTTGTTTTCGACTCATTTTGAGTAAAATTTCTTCTATTTTTCTATTTACAGCAAGCGGCAGAGAATATGCGATTAAGTAAAGTAAAACTATCGGGCTTTAAATCTTTTGTAGATCCCACAACTTTTGTATTGACGGGGAAACTCAATGGTATTGTGGGGCCAAATGGTTGCGGTAAATCGAATATTATCGATGCGGTGCGTTGGGTAATGGGGGAATCATCGGCGAAACAGCTTCGTGGTGAGTCGATGAGTGATGTGATTTTTAATGGCTCAGAACGCCGTAAACCGGCAGGGCTTGCCTCTATTGAATTGATTTTTGAAAATGAAGATGGTCGACTTGGCGGGAAGTGGGCGGAGTATCGGGAGATTAGTGTTCGCCGGACTTTAGATCGGGAGGGGAAGAGTCAATATTTCTTAAATGGGACTCGTTGCCGGCGTAGAGATATTACCGATATCTTCTTAGGAACCGGCCTTGGCCCTCGCTCTTATGCCATTATTGAGCAAGGAATGATCTCTCGTATCGTAGAATCGAAAGCGGATGATCTACGTAGCTTTTTTGAAGAAGCCGCGAATATCTCTAAATATAAAGAGCGCCGGCACGAGACAGAATTACGCATTGAACATACTCGAGATAACCTTGAGCGCTTAACCGATATTCGAGGTGAGCTTGGTAAGCAGTTAGCTAAATTAGAGCGGCAAGCCGCTACGGCGATGAAGTATCAAGCGCTAAAGCAGGAAGAGCGCGCGTTAGGGTATGTAGAGGTCTCGTCACAAAAAAGTGATATTGAAACAGAAATAGCGCATCTCTTAGAGAGCTCAGCCTCTGAATATGAAACTTTTCAACTCACGGTTGCGCAATTTAATCAGGTGACAACAGAGCTATCTAGCCAAAAGCAGCAGTTTGAAGCCCTTGAAAAAGAGGTTGCACAGAAAAATAGCGAACTCTATCCTTATAAGCAGAAAGTCGATCATCTAAAGCACGAAATTGTGCGGATTCGCGCGTTAGAGGCGCAGGAATTAGAATCGCAAGCCGAATGGCAAGAAAATGGTGTTCGACTTGAAACGGAAGTGGCAAGTAGTCGTGAACTTTTAGCAGATCTACAG contains:
- a CDS encoding cation:dicarboxylate symporter family transporter, translated to MPTTIPEPVNDSLLSGPFFQQFLAITQYQTIIAIVVLLVSFYLVYQMQKRKISFFMRMLVGLILGAVIGLGAQFLAGFPDQTTTALKESSIWYGLFGKTFIAFIRMIVIPLVFVSIVKVVLDFGADKALPKITRRGIFWLLFTTGIAAILGMVIAAVMGLGKGDEIIVTAAKQREVSNLVDTFVNLVPSNIISAMNSNNIIGLVIFSALLGIAANRMAPKAPQVIGVFKQLIDALHKIVMSMTMTIIKYMPYAVIALLAGTIMNHGLPAVQKVLGFVVAIYVASFIMVVIHLMIIGAHGLSPMMFLKKSRDTLVMAFSSRSSVGTLPMTISTLTERLGVSGGTANLVPSLGTTMGMNGCAGFFPALLVMMVANMVGIEMNLQFYIMLLIVIVIGSIGIAGVPGTATIAATVALSGMGMGEYFPLIGMVLAIDPLIDMARTMTNISGAMTSAVATDKELGLLNVDRYKDPEAVLSADGSDNVDGNANSI